In Blastocatellia bacterium, the genomic stretch GGAACATCACCCGCGCCGCCAAGCTGCTGGGGCTGTCGTTCCGCACCCTACAATATCGCCTGGAAAAGTTCGGCCTGAAGAAACCGACCAAAGGGAATGATGAATGATGAACTGGGGAGGAAACGGCTGAGCATTGTCTTATAGACAATCCAGCCTCCCGGTTACTTCATCATTCATCACCCCGCCGTCTATCACTTAACCAGTGTCAGCCGGCTTAATGCGGCCTGCCCGATGGCAATGGGTGGGCGCTGCGGTCTCTCTGCCCGCGCCGACCGGGCAACCGTGTGCGTGAGGTCATTCGTCGTCGTCGCCATCGCGCGATGAACACCATCCGGCAGTTTTTCGGTGTGCAGCTCGCGGGCCTGACGCTCGGCGCCGCACTCGTAACAGACTTGCACCAACCGCTTGTCCTCTGAGCGATGAGGCGTACACCAATAATGTTTTCGACTGAGCCTACAAAACAGAGTCATGTTTAGCCTCTACTGTTGCATAATGCATTCTCAGACCATGCTTTGTGGGGGCTCCAGCAAGCGCGACGATTTACGGACTTTGCCACAATCCAATCATCAATTCATCACCAATCTAGTCTGAGGGGGAGTTTCTATGAGCCGCCAGTATAAGAAATTCGGCGCAGTGAAAGCAAGAGTTTCTTTCTGAAACCGCTTTTTTTTGCCCTTTTGCCTTCAATGAGGCAGATTTAGGCGTCGCAGCGCCCTTTGATAGTCTGCCGGCGAGTTAATGTTTTCAAAAAAAAGCCCGGCCCCTTCGAGGCGGCGCAGCTCGTCGAAGGCGACAAAACGGGTCGGAATGCGCTCGAACAGATGGCTCACCTTGCGCTCGCCTTGGGCAATCAACGCCGACACATGGGCGAGCGCGGCGGTCGAATAGACGGCGCACAACGGCTCGACCTGCCCCGCTGCGTCCAGCGGCACGACCGCCTGCGCGCCACCGCCGACCCCTAGCAGATACCTGAACAGATCGGAGGTGACAAAAGGCAGGTCGCAGCCGACCAGTGCGACACGCGGCTGCCGGGAGTGAGCCAGGGCGGTCCGTATGGCTTCGAGCGGACCGACGCCAGGATGCGTGTCGGCAACGACCGGCAGGCGGAGTCGCGCATACTCCGGGCGATTGGCGATGACCGTGACGCTCGCGGTCACGGGCCGCAACGCCGCAATCACCCGCTCAATCATCGTCACGCCGTCGAGCTCAAGCCATGCCTTGTCGCGGCCCATCCGCGAGCTATTGCCGCCGGCAGTGACAAACCCATCCGCCTTCATGTGGTCGAGTATAGCAGAGCGGGTCCGCGGTTGCGGCGCGGCCCGCTATCGCAGAGTCAATGCAGCGCCGGTCTTTTGACAAAGCCGCCTTCCGCATCGGCCAATGCATGGACGACGAGAAACGCCGCCGCGTCGTGTTCTTTGACGATGCCCTTGACGCGGCCAACCTCAAGCCGCGTGACCACGCAGAACAGGATTTCCTGGTTGACGCCTGTGCGTCCGCCGCGCCCTTGATAGACGGTCACGCCGCGATTCAAGCCTTCGACGATGGCTTGGCGGATGCTCTCGCTCCGCTCAGAGATGATCGTCACCGCATGGAATTCCTCGATGCCGTAGACCAGAAAGTCTACGGTCTTGGAGGCGGCGACATAGGTCAGGATGGAATAGAGCGCCGATTCGACGCCGAGGAAGAAGGCGGCGGCCAGGAAGATGAAGAGGTTGAGTATCAGAATCACATCGCCGACCTTGAACAGGGAACTGCTCTTGCTGATCAGCAGCGCCGCCACCTCTGTGCCGTCCAACACGGCGCCGCCGCGGATGGTCAGGCCGATGCCCGCGCCGATAAAAAAGCCGCCGAATACAGCCGTCAACAGCTTGTCCGGGGTCACGTCCGGGTACTTGATGAAGGCCAGACAGAGCGCCAGCGTGGCGATAGCCAGCGCGCTCTTGACCGCGAAGCGCCAGCCAATCTGGCGATAGGCGATGGCGATGAAGGGCAGGTTGATCAACAGGATCAGAACCGACAGCGGCATGTGCAGCACGTCCGCCACAAGCAGTGAGATGCCAGTCACCCCGCCGTCAATGAACTGGCTGGAGAGCAGGAAACCTTTCAAGCCGAACCCGGCGGAAAGCGCGCCCGCACCGATCAACAGCGCGTTCTTAAATTCCCCGATTAACTTTTTCATCGTCCCGCTCAGCCTCTTGCTTAGACTCACCGGAGATGCGCCCGGCGAGGTCATGGTTGGGGGATGAGGCCAACGCGCTTCCCCATCCCCTGTGTCCGGCGCTCAGTTTTTTTCCGTCGGCTGGCTTTCCTGATTCGGCTGGCCGCCCGGCGTTTGCGCGTCATGCGCCTGCGAGTGCTGTCGCACCCAGATGATGAAACCGACCGCGAGAGCGATTAAGACAAGAACGACAATGACTTCAGAATCCATGTATTCTCCTTGATGCATAAACAGAAAGATAGCCTGTCGAGCCTTCCCCGGACAGGGGCGGCTCGCCGAGTGGGTGAGATGGCTTATGCGATCAAGGGTGGCGGGGCGCGGCTGGCCGTAGGCAACAGACAGCCGCCGGCTCTAGCGGTCAACCGCCTCGCACACGGCGCAGGTTGTTCCGCGAACGATGCCCAGATGAGCGGCGGGCTAAGGGCCGCGATGAAATGATCCGAACGATTCGAGCCCAGCCGCAACGACAGGGTAACGCCTGGCCTC encodes the following:
- a CDS encoding molybdenum cofactor guanylyltransferase, coding for MKADGFVTAGGNSSRMGRDKAWLELDGVTMIERVIAALRPVTASVTVIANRPEYARLRLPVVADTHPGVGPLEAIRTALAHSRQPRVALVGCDLPFVTSDLFRYLLGVGGGAQAVVPLDAAGQVEPLCAVYSTAALAHVSALIAQGERKVSHLFERIPTRFVAFDELRRLEGAGLFFENINSPADYQRALRRLNLPH
- a CDS encoding YitT family protein; this encodes MKKLIGEFKNALLIGAGALSAGFGLKGFLLSSQFIDGGVTGISLLVADVLHMPLSVLILLINLPFIAIAYRQIGWRFAVKSALAIATLALCLAFIKYPDVTPDKLLTAVFGGFFIGAGIGLTIRGGAVLDGTEVAALLISKSSSLFKVGDVILILNLFIFLAAAFFLGVESALYSILTYVAASKTVDFLVYGIEEFHAVTIISERSESIRQAIVEGLNRGVTVYQGRGGRTGVNQEILFCVVTRLEVGRVKGIVKEHDAAAFLVVHALADAEGGFVKRPALH